From Toxorhynchites rutilus septentrionalis strain SRP chromosome 2, ASM2978413v1, whole genome shotgun sequence, a single genomic window includes:
- the LOC129767991 gene encoding histone H3.3A-like: MARTKQTARKSTGGKAPRKQLATKAARKSAPSTGGVKKPHRYRPGTVALREIRRYQKSTELLIRKLPFQRLVREIAQDFKTDLRFQSAAVAALQEASEAYLVGLFEDTNLCAIHAKRVTIMPKDIQLARRIRGERA, from the coding sequence ATGGCTCGTACCAAGCAGACCGCTCGAAAATCCACCGGAGGAAAGGCGCCCCGCAAACAGTTGGCCACAAAAGCCGCTCGTAAAAGTGCCCCCTCGACAGGAGGCGTCAAGAAGCCCCATCGTTATCGGCCTGGAACCGTTGCCCTGCGTGAGATCCGTCGCTACCAGAAATCAACGGAGTTGTTGATCCGCAAGCTGCCATTCCAGCGACTGGTGCGtgaaatcgctcaagatttcaaGACCGATTTGCGCTTCCAGAGTGCAGCTGTCGCTGCTTTGCAGGAAGCCAGTGAAGCGTACCTGGTGGGATTGTTCGAGGACACCAATCTGTGCGCCATCCACGCCAAGCGCGTTACCATCATGCCGAAGGATATCCAGCTGGCTCGCCGTATTCGCGGAGAGCGAGCCTAA